From one Electrophorus electricus isolate fEleEle1 chromosome 20, fEleEle1.pri, whole genome shotgun sequence genomic stretch:
- the cept1b gene encoding choline/ethanolaminephosphotransferase 1b, whose amino-acid sequence MSGQAGPRGRRGLRAEREQGVDTACWLSPAVLRRLVELPAPVLSRHQLKRLEEHRYSSAGRSLLEPIMQRYWEWLVCRMPAWIAPNLITIVGLVTNIFTTLVLVYYCPTATEQAPLWAYLLCAVGLFVYQSLDAIDGKQARRTNSSSPLGELFDHGCDSLSTVFVVLGTSIAVQLGTNPDWMFFCCFAGMFMFYCAHWQTYVSGTLRFGIIDVTEVQIFIIIMYLLAAMGGSTFWQALIPVLNIQMKIVPAICTFVGAVLSCTNYFRVIFTGGVGKNGSTIAGTSVLSPVLHIGSVIVLAMMIYKKSAIQLFENHPCLYILAFGFVSAKITNKLVVAHMTKSEMHLHDIAFLGPGLLFLDQYFNSFIDEYLVLWIALVLSLFDLVRYCVSVCNQIASHLHIFVFKIKPLSTVAAQ is encoded by the exons ATGAGCGGGCAGGCAGGGCCGCGGGGCCGACGAGGTCTCCGGGCAGAGCGTGAGCAGGGCGTGGACACAGCATGCTGGCTGTCCCCTGCTGTCCTGCGCCGCCTTGTCGAGCTGCCAGCCCCGGTGCTGTCACGGCACCAGCTCAAGCGCCTGGAGGAGCATCGTTACAGCAGTGCTGGCAGGTCTCTCCTGGAGCCAATCATGCAGCGCTATTGGGAGTGGCTGGTCTGCCGCATGCCTGCTTGGATTGCTCCTAACCTTATCACCATTGTCGGCCTCGTCACCAACATCTTCACCACGCTAGTACTGGTCTACTACTGCCCCACTGCCACTGAACAG GCTCCTCTGTGGGCATACCTGCTTTGTGCCGTGGGGCTGTTTGTTTATCAGTCTCTGGATGCTATCGATGGGAAGCAGGCCAGGCGCACTAACAGCAGCTCACCACTGGGGGAGCTCTTCGACCACGGCTGCGACTCACTGTCCACAG TATTTGTGGTCCTTGGCACCAGTATTGCAGTGCAGTTGGGAACAAACCCAGACTGgatgttcttctgctgttttgcGGGCATGTTTATGTTCTACTGTGCCCACTGGCAGACCTATGTCTCCGGCACCCTGCGTTTTGGCAT CATTGATGTGACTGAGGTGCagatcttcatcatcatcatgtatTTGCTGGCTGCCATGGGAGGATCCACTTTCTGGCAGGCTCTG ATCCCAGtattaaacattcaaatgaaaatagTTCCAGCGATCTGCACATTTGTAGGGGCTGTACTGTCCTGCACAAATTATTTCAGAGTCATATTTACAGGAGGAGTGGGCAAAAATGGATCCACCATAGCA GGAACGAGTGTGCTGTCCCCAGTTCTTCACATAGGCTCCGTTATAGTACTTGCTATGATGATCTATAAGAAATCAGCTATCCAGCTATTTGAAAACCATCCCTGTCTTTATATTCTGGCTTTTGGTTTCGTTTCTGCTAAAATCACCAACAAATTGGTG GTTGCACATATGACAAAAAGTGAAATGCATCTCCATGACATAGCCTTTCTTGGCCCTGGTCTTTTGTTTCTTGATCAGTATTTCAACAGTTTTATTGATGAGTACCTGGTTCTGTGGATCGCACTG GTCCTGTCCTTGTTTGATTTGGTGCGCTACTGCGTCAGTGTGTGTAACCAGATCGCCTCACATCTTCACATCTTCGTCTTTAAAATCAAGCCTCTGAGCACCGTAGCAGCTCAATAA